A genome region from Bradyrhizobium commune includes the following:
- a CDS encoding CmpA/NrtA family ABC transporter substrate-binding protein: MSTFDNPFDPDRNLRAGCVCGQHQSAAEHEQASALRCDPVESEEKRYEGVVASAVMRAMFPQDVARRAFLKSVGASTALAALSQFFPIKTATEVFADTGTPEKKDLKVGFIPITCATPIIMAAPLGFYSKHGLNVDVVKTAGWAVIRDKTINKEYDAAHMLAPMPIAISLGLGANAIPFTVPAIENINGQGITLAMKHKDKRDPKDWKGMKFAIPFDYSMHNYLLRYYLAENGIDPDTDVQLRSVPPPEMVANLRADNIDGFLAPDNICQRAIYDGVGFMHLLSKEIWDGHPCCSFAASKEFITTAPNSFAALTRAIVDATAYASKAENRKQIAEAIAPANYINAPVTVLEQVLTGTYADGLGGVKTDAKRVDFDPFPWQSFAVWMLTQMKRWGQIKGDVDYKAVAEQVYLATDTKKLMTEMGLSPPESAYKSFAVMGKTFDPTKPDDYVASFKIRKAS, from the coding sequence ATGTCCACGTTCGACAATCCGTTTGATCCCGACCGCAACCTTCGGGCCGGCTGCGTCTGCGGCCAGCATCAATCAGCCGCCGAGCACGAGCAGGCCTCAGCGCTGCGCTGTGATCCCGTCGAGAGCGAGGAGAAGCGCTACGAGGGCGTGGTGGCGTCGGCGGTGATGCGTGCGATGTTTCCGCAGGACGTGGCGCGGCGCGCCTTCCTGAAATCGGTCGGTGCGTCGACGGCGCTGGCGGCGCTGTCGCAGTTCTTTCCGATCAAGACCGCGACCGAAGTTTTCGCCGACACCGGCACGCCGGAGAAGAAGGACCTCAAGGTCGGCTTCATCCCGATCACCTGCGCGACGCCCATCATCATGGCGGCGCCGCTCGGCTTCTATTCCAAGCACGGCCTCAACGTCGACGTGGTCAAGACCGCCGGCTGGGCTGTGATCCGCGACAAGACCATCAACAAGGAATACGACGCCGCGCACATGCTGGCGCCGATGCCGATCGCGATCTCGCTGGGCCTGGGCGCCAATGCGATTCCGTTCACGGTGCCCGCGATCGAGAACATCAACGGGCAGGGCATCACGCTTGCGATGAAGCACAAGGACAAGCGCGACCCGAAGGACTGGAAGGGGATGAAATTCGCGATCCCGTTCGACTACTCCATGCACAATTACCTGCTGCGGTATTATCTCGCCGAGAACGGCATCGATCCCGACACCGACGTGCAGCTGCGCTCGGTGCCGCCGCCCGAAATGGTTGCGAACCTGCGCGCCGACAACATCGACGGCTTCCTCGCGCCCGACAACATCTGCCAGCGCGCGATCTATGACGGCGTCGGCTTCATGCATCTGCTGTCGAAAGAGATCTGGGACGGCCATCCCTGCTGCAGCTTCGCTGCCAGCAAGGAGTTCATCACGACCGCGCCGAACAGCTTTGCCGCACTGACGCGTGCGATCGTCGATGCGACCGCCTATGCGTCGAAGGCCGAGAACCGCAAGCAGATCGCCGAAGCCATCGCACCGGCCAACTACATCAACGCGCCGGTCACCGTGCTGGAGCAGGTCCTGACCGGCACCTATGCCGACGGCCTTGGTGGTGTGAAGACGGATGCCAAGCGCGTCGATTTCGATCCGTTCCCCTGGCAGTCCTTTGCGGTCTGGATGCTGACGCAGATGAAGCGCTGGGGCCAGATCAAGGGCGATGTCGACTACAAGGCGGTGGCAGAACAAGTGTATCTCGCAACCGACACCAAGAAGCTGATGACCGAGATGGGCCTGTCGCCGCCGGAGAGCGCGTACAAATCGTTCGCGGTGATGGGCAAGACTTTCGATCCGACCAAGCCGGACGATTACGTCGCGAGCTTCAAGATCAGGAAGGCGTCGTGA
- the ntrB gene encoding nitrate ABC transporter permease produces the protein MTSSLRLRAGLVSIALLAAFLGVWHLATRSAGPTAAMSPEYAKLMGLTATQGKSAMPGPLDVGAKLWEHLKRPFYDNGPNDKGLGIQLAYSIARVGTGYLLAVLVAIPLGFLIGMSPLLSKALDPFIQVLKPISPLAWMPLALYTIKDSSISAIFVIFICSIWPMLLNTVFGVASVRKEWINVARTLEVGTFRRAFTVILPAAAPTILTGMRISIGIAWLVIVAAEMLVGGTGIGYFVWNEWNNLSITNVIIAILLIGVVGMLLDQILARFTRMVTFPE, from the coding sequence ATGACATCCTCCCTCCGCCTTCGCGCCGGCCTCGTCTCGATCGCGCTGCTGGCCGCGTTCCTCGGCGTCTGGCATCTCGCCACGCGTTCGGCAGGCCCGACCGCGGCGATGAGCCCGGAATACGCCAAGCTGATGGGCCTCACCGCGACGCAGGGCAAATCGGCGATGCCGGGGCCGCTCGATGTCGGCGCAAAGCTGTGGGAGCATCTGAAGCGGCCGTTCTACGACAACGGGCCGAACGACAAGGGGCTGGGCATCCAGCTCGCATATTCCATTGCGCGCGTCGGCACCGGCTATCTGCTGGCGGTGCTGGTGGCGATCCCGCTCGGCTTCCTGATCGGCATGTCGCCGCTGCTGAGCAAGGCGCTCGATCCCTTCATCCAGGTGCTGAAGCCGATCTCGCCGCTCGCCTGGATGCCGCTCGCGCTCTACACCATCAAGGATTCCTCGATCTCCGCGATCTTTGTGATCTTCATCTGCTCGATCTGGCCAATGCTGCTCAACACCGTCTTCGGCGTGGCCAGCGTGCGCAAGGAATGGATCAACGTCGCGCGGACGCTGGAGGTCGGCACGTTCCGTCGCGCCTTCACCGTAATCCTGCCGGCGGCGGCGCCGACGATTTTGACCGGCATGCGCATCTCCATCGGCATCGCCTGGCTCGTGATCGTCGCCGCCGAAATGCTCGTCGGCGGCACCGGCATCGGCTATTTCGTCTGGAACGAGTGGAACAACCTCTCGATCACCAACGTCATCATCGCGATCCTCTTGATCGGCGTCGTCGGCATGCTGCTCGACCAGATCCTCGCGCGCTTCACGCGCATGGTCACGTTTCCGGAGTAG
- a CDS encoding ABC transporter ATP-binding protein, producing MTDKFISIEGIAKCYPGASGATTTIFENLWLSMARGEFCCVIGHSGCGKTTVLNILAGLDAPSEGAVIVDGQAISGTSLDRAVIFQSHALLPWRTVLGNVAYAVSSKWRRWDRARVKAHAQTFIDLVGLTGSEHKRPSELSGGMKQRVGIARALSITPKMMLMDEPFSALDALTRGTLQDEVRRICLETGQTAFMITHDVDEAIYLADKIFLMTNGPGAVLAEVVENPLPKDRGRTDLHRHPLYYALRNHIIDFLVTRSKTFVAEKPDHDPRNVPVVHIGKPGLTIASGGEDQRQTWTPGSSPGLTA from the coding sequence GTGACCGACAAATTCATCTCCATCGAAGGCATCGCCAAGTGCTATCCGGGTGCGAGCGGCGCCACGACGACGATCTTCGAGAATCTGTGGCTGTCGATGGCGCGCGGCGAGTTCTGCTGCGTGATCGGCCATTCCGGCTGCGGCAAGACCACGGTGCTCAACATCCTCGCCGGCCTCGATGCGCCGAGCGAGGGCGCCGTCATCGTCGACGGCCAGGCGATTTCCGGCACCAGCCTCGACCGTGCCGTGATCTTCCAGAGCCATGCGCTGTTGCCCTGGCGCACCGTGCTCGGCAACGTCGCCTATGCCGTGAGCTCGAAATGGCGGCGCTGGGATCGCGCCAGGGTCAAGGCGCATGCGCAGACCTTTATTGATCTCGTCGGCCTAACCGGCTCGGAGCACAAGCGGCCATCAGAGCTCTCCGGCGGCATGAAGCAGCGCGTCGGCATCGCGCGGGCGCTCTCGATCACGCCAAAGATGATGCTGATGGACGAGCCGTTCTCGGCGCTGGATGCGCTGACGCGTGGCACGCTCCAGGACGAGGTGCGGCGGATTTGCCTTGAGACCGGACAGACCGCGTTCATGATCACGCATGATGTGGACGAGGCGATCTATCTCGCCGACAAGATTTTCCTGATGACCAATGGTCCGGGCGCGGTGCTGGCGGAGGTCGTCGAGAATCCGCTGCCGAAGGATCGCGGCCGCACCGATCTGCACCGCCATCCGCTGTACTACGCGCTGCGCAACCACATCATCGATTTCCTGGTGACGCGCAGCAAGACCTTCGTCGCCGAGAAGCCCGATCACGATCCGCGCAATGTGCCGGTGGTGCACATCGGCAAGCCCGGACTGACCATCGCTTCGGGCGGCGAAGATCAACGACAGACCTGGACACCCGGGAGCAGTCCCGGATTGACGGCCTAG
- the cynS gene encoding cyanase, translated as MKREDLTEKLLDIKREKGWSWKHICEKIGGYSEVLIVGAILGQMKLTKPQAANAAELFGLSKAETTMLNETPMRGMPMPPTDPLIYRFYELVMVNGPAWKALIEEEYGDGIMSAIDFDMVMERLPNPKGDRVKITMSGKFLPYKYYGASGNVPEYGFKEG; from the coding sequence ATGAAACGCGAAGACCTCACCGAAAAGCTGCTCGACATCAAGCGCGAGAAGGGCTGGAGCTGGAAACACATCTGCGAGAAGATCGGCGGCTATTCGGAAGTGCTGATCGTCGGCGCGATCCTCGGCCAGATGAAGCTGACAAAACCGCAGGCCGCCAATGCCGCCGAGCTGTTCGGCTTGTCGAAGGCCGAGACCACGATGTTGAACGAGACGCCGATGCGCGGCATGCCGATGCCGCCGACCGATCCCCTGATCTATCGCTTCTACGAGCTGGTGATGGTCAACGGCCCGGCCTGGAAGGCACTGATCGAGGAGGAATATGGCGACGGCATCATGTCGGCGATCGACTTCGACATGGTGATGGAGCGTCTGCCCAACCCGAAGGGCGACCGCGTCAAGATCACGATGTCAGGCAAATTCCTGCCGTACAAATATTACGGCGCCAGCGGCAACGTGCCGGAGTACGGCTTCAAGGAAGGTTAA